The following are encoded together in the Lactuca sativa cultivar Salinas chromosome 1, Lsat_Salinas_v11, whole genome shotgun sequence genome:
- the LOC111912816 gene encoding uncharacterized protein LOC111912816: protein MPKYAKFLKELLTNRRKMEEVKKVVLIENCSSALLRKLPKKKGDPGSLTLPCQFGNLATIHALADSGASVNLMSYSFFKKLDLPEPRPIRMAIHLANKTVTFPRGICEDLLVMVDTFVFPADFIILDMEADPQVTIIIGRPFLDTESAIVDMRDSKLTLRVGDDSVTFEVD from the coding sequence ATGCCAAAATATGCCAAATTCCTCAAGGAGCTTCTAACCAATAGAAGGAAGATGGAGGAAGTAAAAAAGGTAGTTCTTATTGAAAACTGCTCATCTGCCTTGTTAAGAAAACTACCAAAGAAGAAGGGTGACCCGGGAAGCTTGACTTTGCCATGCCAATTTGGTAACTTGGCCACCATTCATGCTTTAGCTGATTCGGGAGCAAGTGTGAACCTCATGTCTTATTCATTTTTCAAGAAATTGGATCTCCCGGAACCAAGGCCAATTCGAATGGCAATTCACTTAGCAAATAAAACAGTCACATTTCCAAGAGGAATATGTGAAGATTTATTGGTAATGGTGGACACGTTCGTGTTTCCTGCAGACTTTATAATTCTAGACATGGAAGCGGATCCTCAAGTCACGATCATCATTGGAAGACCTTTCCTTGACACGGAAAGTGCTATAGTTGACATGAGAGACTCGAAACTTACTCTACGGGTGGGGGATGATTCCGTCACTTTCGAGGTTGATTGA